In a single window of the Atribacterota bacterium genome:
- the cas4 gene encoding CRISPR-associated protein Cas4 translates to MAQSVNGTLIASYYACRRELWYMAHEITPEQDHPFLELGRLVEEEHYHDEEKGFFLGDIRIDLVRREEGVLVVGEIKKSIRSKRSGIMQLYYYLFSLKEQGVEARGEVLFPRERKKITLVLNEVIIEELQRAIREIEQIVVQETPPQREKKPLCAPCAFRDFCWA, encoded by the coding sequence ATGGCGCAGTCGGTGAATGGAACGCTGATTGCCAGTTACTATGCCTGTCGAAGGGAGCTCTGGTATATGGCTCACGAAATAACTCCAGAACAGGACCATCCCTTTCTGGAACTGGGACGCCTGGTGGAAGAAGAGCATTACCACGATGAAGAAAAGGGATTTTTCCTCGGTGATATTCGCATCGACCTGGTGCGCCGTGAAGAGGGAGTTTTGGTGGTAGGAGAGATTAAAAAGTCAATCCGGTCAAAGCGAAGCGGCATCATGCAACTGTACTACTACCTCTTTTCTTTGAAGGAACAAGGAGTTGAAGCCCGAGGCGAGGTGCTTTTCCCTCGGGAACGGAAAAAGATCACCCTGGTGTTAAACGAAGTCATTATCGAGGAACTCCAGAGAGCCATACGGGAAATCGAACAAATCGTCGTTCAGGAAACACCTCCCCAGCGGGAGAAAAAACCACTCTGTGCTCCTTGTGCCTTTCGCGACTTCTGTTGGGCATGA